TAATTTCTTGAATCGCTTTTGATGCATCTTCTGGCTTAGCAAATGCTGTTAATGGGCTAAACCAGGCACCCAAGGCCAGCAGGCCAAATTTTTGAATGCGCTTAAACCATGTGCGACGGCTGTTTTGAATCCATTCTTTACGCATCATTGAACACTCGTATTTAAAGAAAGTAAAAATGCCACGACGTCCTCAATCTCTTGACCACTCAAGATAGTTTGTCCAACAAACTTGGGGGCAACCCGATTGAGAAGATCAGTTCGGTAATAGGCCGGCATGATGGTATTGGAATTAAAGTGACTTGTGTCCACAATTCTGGCTCTTAGTTGAGGTGCTGTATATCGGGCAACACTACTACTGAGCTCTGGTGCCAAGTTACCCTGAAAACGCTCTTCGGGAAACGGCCCGCTGTGGCACAGCAAACACAAACCCGTTTGGCGGCTGGCCACAATAGTGCGTCCACGTAAGGCATCTCCAGGGATTACCGTTAGCGGCTGATCAATGACGCCATTGACAATCGTTTGCGCAGCAGCCAGATTGAGATTGAGGGCGACCAGCAAGAGTATTGCTAGTACGCACCCCTTTCTCATAAACATCGAATCACAGAACTGAGCTAATTAAACCAGCTTAATGCCGCTGTTTTTCAAAGGTACTGTGCGATAGCGTTTTCCAGTAGCACGATAGATTGCATTGAGCACTGCAGGAGCCGCAACCGCAATCGTAGGCTCGCCAACACCACCCCACTCTTTACCGCCACCCTGAATCACAATGGTCTCTACCTTTGGCATCTGGGATAGGCGAATCGAATTGAAGGTATCAAAGTTCTTCTGTACCACGGCACCTTTATCAATTGTGATTTCTTCTTCGAACAAAGCAGATAGGCCATATACAAATGAACCAGAGACCTGGCGTGATACCTGTGCTGGGTTAACGATATAACCAGGATCAGTAGCAGCAACGATGCGATGAATCTTCACTTCATTGCCATTCTTCACGGATAACTCACATGCTGCAGCGACATAGCTACCGAAGGAGCGCATTTGCGCAACCCCACGATAAACACCAGGAGCAGCAGGTTTAGTCCAGCCAATACCATCGGCTACTGCATTCAGAACAGCAACTGCACGCGGGAACTCTTGCATGTGCTTACGACGGAACTCCACAGCATCCATGCCCGTTGCCTCAGCTAACTCATCCATAAATGTTTCAATGAATACGGCATTCTGGTTCACGTTCACGCCACGCCAAAACCCGGGTGGCACATGTGTATTGCGCATTGCATGATCAATCGTGAGATTCGGGAAGCTATAAGTAATACCATGCTCACCTGAAGGCTCCAAGCCCTGGAAGGTCAACGGATCTTTACCTTTATTGGCAGCAACTACTGCAGGACGTACCGCAGCCAAAATAGATTGGCCAGATAAACGCATATTCAAACCGGTAACATTTTTCTTATCGTCAATAGCCGCAGTCATCTTACACATCATGACTGGGTGGTAACGACCCTGGGTCATGTCTTCTTCACGTGTCCAGATCAACTTAATGGGTGTGCCCGGCATTTGCTTGGCAATATTGACCGCCTGAGTTGTGTAATCTTGGAAAGCGCCGCGGCGACCAAAGCCGCCACCTAGATTTACTTTGTAGACATTACACTTCTCTGCAGGCAATCCAGAAGCAGCGATCACCGCAGCCAAAGATGCTTCACCGTCTTGTGTTGGCACCCATGCTTCGCAAGAATCTGCAGTCCACTTGGCAGTGGCCGTCTGTGGTTCAAGGGTTGCGTGATTCAAAAATGGATAGAAGTAAGTCGCCTCAATCTTCTTAGATGCATTTGATAGTGCAGAATGCACATCGCCATTAGTAGTATGCACAAATGCATCATTCGCAGTCAGACCCTCTTCCAACATCTTCTTAATAGAAGCGCTAGTGACATTACCGTTCGCGCCGTTATCCCAAACAATATTGACTTGATCTAAAGCGGTTTTAGCTTGCCAGAAGGTTTCAGCAACCACAGCTACAGCTGAATCACCAACTTGAACTACTTTCTTTACGCCCTTCATACTCTGTGCTTTAGCAGCGTCATAGCTCTTGACCTTGCCGCCAAATACTGGAGACTCTTTGATGTTAGCGACCAACATACCTGGCATCTTTAAGTCAATCGCATATACCTGACGACCAGTCACCTTATCTGCAACACCGTCGATACGATTGACTGGCTTACCAATCAACTTCCACTCTTTTGGATCTTTTAATGGAACTTCAGTTGGCACTGGTAATTGTGAGGCTGCTACAGAAACTTTTCCAAATGTTGTTTTACGGCCAGATGGTGTATGCGTGATCAGACTATTGGATGCTACGCATTCAGTAACTGGAACATTCCATTGATTTGCTGCTGCCTGAATTAGCATCATGCGTGCTGCTGCACCGCCCTTACGAACATACTGTTCTGATGTACGGATACCGCGGCTACCACCAGTTGAGTAACTGCCCCAGGCTTGTTTACGCTTAAGACTCTCTGCTGGCGATGGATATTCGTAGCTCACTTTTTTCCAGTCGCATTCCAACTCTTCTGCAACCATTTGCGCCAAACCCGTAATAGTGCCTTGACCCATTTCCGAACGGACAATACGCACGATGACATCATCGTTGGGTTTAACAACAACCCACACACCAATCTCCGGGGTTGCCAGTGGGGTCATAGCGGTTGTGCCAGTGCCCATTGCAGCATTTGCTGCAGACATAAATGTCAGATCAAAGCCGATTGCCAAACCGGTAGCAATCGCACTAGAGCCAACTACAAAATGACGGCGGGAGGTATTAATAGTAGTAGTCATATTTCCTCCTTAAGCTTTGCTAGCAGCATGAATTGCTGCGCGCACTTGTTGGAATGTGCCGCAACGGCAGATATTGGTAATGGATTCATCGATTTGCGCATCTGTTGGCTTTGGGTTATTACGCAACAAAGCAGTTGTTGCCATCACCATGCCAGACTGGCAGTAGCCACACTGTGGCACTTGGTT
Above is a genomic segment from Polynucleobacter wuianus containing:
- a CDS encoding xanthine dehydrogenase family protein molybdopterin-binding subunit; this translates as MTTTINTSRRHFVVGSSAIATGLAIGFDLTFMSAANAAMGTGTTAMTPLATPEIGVWVVVKPNDDVIVRIVRSEMGQGTITGLAQMVAEELECDWKKVSYEYPSPAESLKRKQAWGSYSTGGSRGIRTSEQYVRKGGAAARMMLIQAAANQWNVPVTECVASNSLITHTPSGRKTTFGKVSVAASQLPVPTEVPLKDPKEWKLIGKPVNRIDGVADKVTGRQVYAIDLKMPGMLVANIKESPVFGGKVKSYDAAKAQSMKGVKKVVQVGDSAVAVVAETFWQAKTALDQVNIVWDNGANGNVTSASIKKMLEEGLTANDAFVHTTNGDVHSALSNASKKIEATYFYPFLNHATLEPQTATAKWTADSCEAWVPTQDGEASLAAVIAASGLPAEKCNVYKVNLGGGFGRRGAFQDYTTQAVNIAKQMPGTPIKLIWTREEDMTQGRYHPVMMCKMTAAIDDKKNVTGLNMRLSGQSILAAVRPAVVAANKGKDPLTFQGLEPSGEHGITYSFPNLTIDHAMRNTHVPPGFWRGVNVNQNAVFIETFMDELAEATGMDAVEFRRKHMQEFPRAVAVLNAVADGIGWTKPAAPGVYRGVAQMRSFGSYVAAACELSVKNGNEVKIHRIVAATDPGYIVNPAQVSRQVSGSFVYGLSALFEEEITIDKGAVVQKNFDTFNSIRLSQMPKVETIVIQGGGKEWGGVGEPTIAVAAPAVLNAIYRATGKRYRTVPLKNSGIKLV
- the soxX gene encoding sulfur oxidation c-type cytochrome SoxX, coding for MFMRKGCVLAILLLVALNLNLAAAQTIVNGVIDQPLTVIPGDALRGRTIVASRQTGLCLLCHSGPFPEERFQGNLAPELSSSVARYTAPQLRARIVDTSHFNSNTIMPAYYRTDLLNRVAPKFVGQTILSGQEIEDVVAFLLSLNTSVQ